One Mycolicibacterium fallax genomic window, GTCATCGCGGCCGGGTAGAAGTACACGATCACCTTGCGTCCGGCGTAGTCGGACAGCTTCACCACATTGCCGTCGGCGTCGGGCAGCGCGAACATGGGGGCCTTGTCGCCCGGTTGCAGACGAACGTTTTCGGTCATGGGGGTCTAGGGTAGTTCGGCAGTACGGCGGGTAGGCAGCGCGTGGGCAAAAGGAGCGACAAGTGGCGGATCGGGATCCCGAGGTCATCAAGCAGGAGATCGACGCGGCCCGTAGCCAGCTGGCGGTGACTGTTGACACCCTCACCGAGCGGGCCAACCCCCGTCGGCTCGCCGACGATGCGAAGTCCCGGGTCCTGCAGCTGGTCAACACTCCCGCCGTCAAGGCCACCGTCGCCGGGGTGGCCGGGCTGGTCGTGGTGGTGATCGTGGTGCGGTTCCGCCGCCGACGCCAGCTGCGCTGAGCGCCGCCGCGGTCCCGCGGGAAGGCAGGTCGGTGATGCTGGGGGTGCTCAGGTGAGCGGTGCGGACGATGCACGCCAGCCGGTGCCCGACGTCGACGACCCGCGGTGGCTGCCGCCCAAGCCTCGCCGGGACCGCTCGCTGGTGATCGCCGGCGCCGTCATCGTGATCGCCCTGCTGGTCGGGCTGGTGTTCTCGCTGTTCGGCGGCGCCAGCGCGATCCTGCGCGACGACGACCGGTCCGCGGCCGTCACCATCGGCACCACCGAGGGCAGCGCCGACTACTGGCCGGTGCTGCGGCGGCTGGCCGCCGCCGAGGGCATCACCATCACGGTCGTCAACTTCTCCGACTACGCCCAGCCCAATCCCGCACTCGCCCAGGGCCAGACCGACCTCAACCTGTTCCAGCATCTGCAGTTCCTGGCCAGCTACAACGTCGCCGCCGGGCAGAACCTGGTTCCGGTCGGTTCGACGCAGGTGGTGCCGCTGGGCCTGTACTCGCGCCGCTACGACACGGTCGCGAAGATCCCGCGCGGCGCCGAGGTCGCCATCCCCAACGACCCCACCAACCAGGCTCGCGCGCTGCTGGTGCTGCAGCAGGCCGGTTTGGTGCGGTTGCGCGGCGGCGGCAGCGTGCTGTCCACCCCGGCCGACGTCGACACCGCCGCCAGCCGGGTGAGCGTGGTCCCGATCAGCGCCCAGCAGACGGTGACCTCACTGCTGTCGGTTGCCGCCGCCGTCATCAACAATGGTTTTGCGATGGACGCCGACATCGACCCGTCCTCGGCGATCTACAACGACGACCCCAACAGCCCGGCCGCGGCGCCCTACATCAACGCCTTTGTGTCCCGCTACGACGACCGGGACAACCCGGTGTTCGCCCGGATTGTGGAGATCTACCACTCCCCGGAGGTGACCCGGGCGGTGATGGAGGCCTCCCGTGACACCTCGGTCATGGTCGATCTGCCCGCCTCGGAACTGCAGCGGATCACCGCCGACCTCGAAGCCCAGCTCAAGAGTCAGTAGCGGCAGAAAGCAGCAGCGATGGCCCCGATCGTCGAATTCATCGACGTCTCCAAGACCTACCCGGTGCGCGGCGACACCGGGGCCTTCGAGGCGCTGTCGGGAATCACCCTGGCCGTCGAGGCCGGCACCATCTCGGCGGTCATCGGCGGCTCCGGCGCAGGCAAGTCCACCCTGGTCCGGATGATCAACGCGCTGGAACGTCCCAGCTCCGGGCGGGTGCTGGTGGAGGGCGCCGACATCACCACGCTGCGCCCCAAGCAGGTCCGTGAACTCCGCACCCGGATCGGGATGGTGTTCCAGCAGTTCAACCTGCTGTCCTCGCGGACGGTGTACGGCAACATCGGCTTCGCGCTGGAATCGGCCGGTGTGGCCCGGGCGGCGCACCGCGACCGGATCGCCGAGCTGCTGCACTTCGTCGGGCTGGCGGAGAAGGCCTGGGCCTATCCGGGCGAACTGTCCGGCGGGCAGAAGCAGCGGGTCGGCATCGCCCGCGCGCTGGCCGCCAACCCGCGGATCCTGCTGGCCGACGAGGCCACCTCGGCGCTGGACCCGCAGACCACCAACGATGTGTTGCGGCTGCTCAAGAAGGTCAACGAGGAACTCGGCATCACCGTGGTGGTGATCACCCACGAGATGGACGTGGTCCGCAAGATCGCCGACCGGGTCGCGGTGCTGGACCGCGGGCGGCTGATCGAGGAGGGCAGCGTGTACGACATCTTCGCCGAGCCGCGCACCGAGCTGACCGCCAGTTTCGTGGCCACCGCCATGCACAACACCCCGTCGGTCGAGGACGCCGCCGCGTTGTCCGGCAGCTACCCGGGCCGGCTGGTCGCCGTCGGCGTCGGTGACCGGCGGCGCATCGGCGCGGTGCTGGCCGAGGCGGTCCGGGCCACCGACGTGGGATTCGAGTTCGCTTACGGCGGTATCTCGGCGCTGGGCGGGCGTTCGGTCGGCAGCCTCACTTTGGAGCTGACCGGACCCGACGCCCAGGTGGACGCGGTCATCACCGCGCTGCGGGAGCACACCAGCGTGGCGGAACTGTGAACATCGACTGGGAGGTGCTGCAGCCGATCTTCTGGCAGTCGCTGTGGGAAACCCTGCAGATGGTGGTCGTCACGCTGGTTGTCGGCGGTTTCTTCGGGCTGGTGATCGGCGTGCTGCTCTACACCACCCGCGGCGGCGGCATTCTGGCCAATCGCTGGGTGTACACCGTGCTCAACGTGTTGGTGAACTTCGTCCGGCCGATTCCGTTCATCATCTTCATCGTGGCGATCGGGCCGCTGACCCTTGGTGTCATCGGCACCACCATCGGCACCAAGGCGGCGATCTTCGCGCTGATCATCGCCGCCTCGTTCGGCATCTCCCGGATCGTCGAACAGAACCTGGTGGCGGTGGATCCCGGCGTGGTGGAGGCCGCCCAGGCGATGGGCGCCGGCCCGCTGCGGATCATCACCCGGGTGTTGCTGCCCGAGGCGCTCGGCCCGCTGATCCTCGGCTACACCTTCGTCTTCATCGCGGTGGTCGACATGACCGCGGTCGCGGGTTCGGTCGGCGGCGGCGGGCTGGGCAACTTCGCCATCGTCTACGGCTACCAGCGGTTCAACTGGGTGGTCACCTGGATCGCGGTGGCCGCCATCATCGTGCTGGTGCAGGCCGCGCAGTTCTTCGGCAACTGGCTCGCGGCAAAGGCGCTGAACCGCCGGTAGCGGAAGCGGGCTACCGGTACGGGTTGGGCACCCGGCCGTGGCTGGCCTCGGTCAGCAGCGGCAGGGTGGCGAAGGTGACCGCGGGCAGCCGGACGTCGGTGCCGTCGCGCAGCCGGGCCCGGGCCCAGTTGCCCTTCACGAAGTGCAGGCCATCGATGTCGGCCCAGTCCAGCCGGGTGCTGCCCAACAGGGTGCGGGCGGTGACGCCGTCGGCGTCGGCCTCGGTGCGCAACCGTGCGATCGCCACCGAGGCGAGCACGGCCAGCAGCAGCAGCGGGGAGAGCCACGGCCAGGCCAGCACCGGCACCAGCATGACCAGGACCATGAAGCCGACGGCCAGGTGTGCCATCGGGGAGATTCGGATCACGACCGGCTTATTCACGCGGGCCATGATACGGCCGGTTCGACGAGCGGCGTTTTTCCGCGAGGAAGAGGCCGGCCGCGGTGGTGCTGCCGGTTCGACGAGCGGCGTTTTTCCGCGAGGAAGAGGCCGGCCGCGGTGGTGCTGCCGGTTCGACGAGCGGCGTTTTTCCGCGAGGACGAGGCCGGCCGCGGTGGTGCTGCCGGTTCGACGAGCGGCGTTTTTCCGCGAGGAAGAGGCCGGCCGCGGTGATGCTGCCGGGTGATTTGACGGTTGACCTGTGCGGGGACTACCGTCGAGGCCATGCGGAAGCTCGTAGTACTTGGTCAGCGCGTTGGTGCGTGACCGGTCGTAGCTA contains:
- a CDS encoding DUF3618 domain-containing protein gives rise to the protein MADRDPEVIKQEIDAARSQLAVTVDTLTERANPRRLADDAKSRVLQLVNTPAVKATVAGVAGLVVVVIVVRFRRRRQLR
- a CDS encoding MetQ/NlpA family ABC transporter substrate-binding protein, whose protein sequence is MSGADDARQPVPDVDDPRWLPPKPRRDRSLVIAGAVIVIALLVGLVFSLFGGASAILRDDDRSAAVTIGTTEGSADYWPVLRRLAAAEGITITVVNFSDYAQPNPALAQGQTDLNLFQHLQFLASYNVAAGQNLVPVGSTQVVPLGLYSRRYDTVAKIPRGAEVAIPNDPTNQARALLVLQQAGLVRLRGGGSVLSTPADVDTAASRVSVVPISAQQTVTSLLSVAAAVINNGFAMDADIDPSSAIYNDDPNSPAAAPYINAFVSRYDDRDNPVFARIVEIYHSPEVTRAVMEASRDTSVMVDLPASELQRITADLEAQLKSQ
- a CDS encoding methionine ABC transporter ATP-binding protein, with amino-acid sequence MAPIVEFIDVSKTYPVRGDTGAFEALSGITLAVEAGTISAVIGGSGAGKSTLVRMINALERPSSGRVLVEGADITTLRPKQVRELRTRIGMVFQQFNLLSSRTVYGNIGFALESAGVARAAHRDRIAELLHFVGLAEKAWAYPGELSGGQKQRVGIARALAANPRILLADEATSALDPQTTNDVLRLLKKVNEELGITVVVITHEMDVVRKIADRVAVLDRGRLIEEGSVYDIFAEPRTELTASFVATAMHNTPSVEDAAALSGSYPGRLVAVGVGDRRRIGAVLAEAVRATDVGFEFAYGGISALGGRSVGSLTLELTGPDAQVDAVITALREHTSVAEL
- a CDS encoding methionine ABC transporter permease, with product MNIDWEVLQPIFWQSLWETLQMVVVTLVVGGFFGLVIGVLLYTTRGGGILANRWVYTVLNVLVNFVRPIPFIIFIVAIGPLTLGVIGTTIGTKAAIFALIIAASFGISRIVEQNLVAVDPGVVEAAQAMGAGPLRIITRVLLPEALGPLILGYTFVFIAVVDMTAVAGSVGGGGLGNFAIVYGYQRFNWVVTWIAVAAIIVLVQAAQFFGNWLAAKALNRR
- a CDS encoding PH domain-containing protein; this encodes MAHLAVGFMVLVMLVPVLAWPWLSPLLLLAVLASVAIARLRTEADADGVTARTLLGSTRLDWADIDGLHFVKGNWARARLRDGTDVRLPAVTFATLPLLTEASHGRVPNPYR